One Chromobacterium paludis genomic window carries:
- the istA gene encoding IS21 family transposase, which translates to METIGKIRRRHLVGNESISAVARSLNLSRNTVKKYLKATTAPQYQRQPRHPRLGAFMDTLNAWLKRDSQLPKAQRRTARRLFECLQAEGYRGAYDSIQRHVKAWKAAQPGTLTPKQAFVPLLFAPGEVCQFDWSYEQVVLGGIAQTIKLAHFRLAYSRQPFVIAYPRETQEMVLDAHVQAFAFFGGAPRKVIYDNLKAVVDAIFTGKSRRFNSRHLALANHYLFEPVACTPASGWEKGQVENQVGNIREWLFTPTPRFADFAALNAHLAQRCRELGQRQHPHQPVTVAAAWADERQQLTPIAMPFDSYVEQALRVSSTCLVTIERNRYSVPAQWAGKVVSVRVSAGQIRAVADGAEIACHDRRFGRDQWICEPWHYVPILQTKPGALRHGRPFVEWVLPAAIETVRQALMKEAKGDRAFADLLLAARETGLEALEVACQLALEHKAISAPIILNELRRLTEPARPAALSVMENLQLKEAPAANCARYDQLLEGCHD; encoded by the coding sequence ATGGAAACCATCGGCAAGATCCGACGCCGTCACCTGGTGGGCAACGAGAGCATCAGCGCTGTTGCCCGCTCCCTCAACCTCTCCCGCAACACCGTCAAGAAATACCTCAAGGCCACCACCGCCCCGCAATATCAGCGCCAGCCGCGCCATCCCAGGCTCGGCGCCTTCATGGACACGCTGAACGCCTGGCTCAAGCGCGATAGCCAGCTCCCCAAGGCCCAACGCCGTACCGCCCGCCGCCTGTTCGAATGCCTGCAGGCCGAGGGGTACAGGGGCGCCTACGACAGCATCCAGCGCCACGTCAAAGCCTGGAAGGCCGCTCAGCCCGGCACGCTCACCCCAAAGCAGGCTTTCGTCCCGCTGCTCTTCGCGCCCGGCGAAGTTTGCCAATTCGATTGGAGCTACGAGCAGGTGGTGCTCGGCGGTATCGCCCAGACCATCAAGCTGGCGCACTTCCGCCTGGCTTATAGCCGCCAGCCTTTCGTCATCGCCTATCCGCGCGAAACCCAGGAAATGGTGCTGGACGCTCACGTCCAGGCTTTCGCCTTCTTTGGCGGCGCGCCGCGCAAGGTGATCTACGACAACCTCAAGGCAGTGGTGGACGCCATCTTTACCGGCAAGTCCCGCCGTTTCAACAGCCGCCACCTGGCTTTGGCCAATCACTACCTGTTCGAGCCGGTGGCCTGCACGCCGGCATCGGGCTGGGAGAAAGGGCAAGTGGAGAATCAGGTCGGCAATATCCGGGAATGGCTGTTCACGCCCACCCCGCGCTTTGCCGACTTCGCGGCGCTCAATGCCCATCTGGCGCAACGCTGCCGCGAACTGGGGCAACGCCAACACCCGCACCAGCCGGTGACGGTGGCCGCAGCCTGGGCAGACGAGCGGCAGCAGCTGACGCCGATCGCCATGCCGTTCGACAGCTATGTGGAGCAGGCGCTGCGCGTCTCCAGCACCTGCCTGGTGACGATAGAGCGCAATCGTTACAGCGTGCCGGCGCAATGGGCGGGCAAGGTGGTGTCGGTGCGCGTCAGCGCTGGCCAGATCCGCGCCGTCGCCGACGGCGCCGAGATCGCCTGCCACGACCGTCGCTTCGGGCGGGATCAGTGGATCTGCGAACCCTGGCACTACGTGCCGATCCTGCAAACCAAACCCGGCGCCTTGCGGCATGGCCGGCCCTTTGTCGAATGGGTGCTGCCGGCGGCGATTGAAACCGTGCGCCAGGCGCTGATGAAAGAAGCCAAAGGCGATCGGGCCTTCGCCGATCTGCTGCTGGCCGCGCGAGAAACCGGCCTGGAAGCGCTGGAAGTGGCCTGCCAGCTGGCGCTGGAGCACAAGGCTATCAGCGCGCCCATCATTCTGAATGAGCTGCGCCGGCTGACCGAACCCGCCCGTCCGGCAGCGTTGAGCGTGATGGAGAACTTGCAGCTGAAAGAAGCGCCGGCGGCGAACTGCGCGCGTTACGACCAGTTGCTGGAGGGCTGCCATGACTGA